The following proteins are encoded in a genomic region of Pirellulales bacterium:
- a CDS encoding Trm112 family protein → MINPDLLNLLRCPQDRSRVAEADAALIDALNGAIAAGRLRNQGGSEIRKPLDGGLVREDRKLLYPVVDGLPIMLADEAIPLDQL, encoded by the coding sequence ATGATCAATCCCGACTTGCTCAACTTGCTGCGCTGCCCGCAGGATCGCTCCCGGGTGGCCGAGGCCGATGCCGCGTTGATCGACGCCCTGAACGGGGCCATCGCGGCTGGTCGGCTGCGCAATCAGGGTGGTTCTGAGATCCGCAAGCCGCTCGACGGCGGACTCGTGCGCGAAGACCGCAAGCTGCTCTACCCGGTCGTCGATGGGCTGCCCATCATGCTGGCCGACGAAGCGATTCCGTTGGATCAGCTCTAG